The Penaeus monodon isolate SGIC_2016 chromosome 24, NSTDA_Pmon_1, whole genome shotgun sequence DNA segment NNNNNNNNNNNNNNNNNNNNNNNNNNNNNNNNNNNNNNNNNNNNNNNNNNNNNNNNNNNNNNNNNNNNNNNNNNNNNNNNNNNNNNNNNNNNNNNNNNNNNNNNNNNNNNNNNNNNNNNNNNNNNNNNNNNNNNNNNNNNNNNNNNNNNNNNNNNNNNNNTCCTTTNNNNNNNNNNNNNNNNNNNNNNNNNNNNNNNNNNNNNNNNNNNNNNNNNNNNNNNNNNNNNNNNNNNNNNNNNNNNNNNNNNNNNNNNNNNNNNNNNNNNNNNNNNNNNNNNNNNNNNNNNNNNNNNNNNNNNNNNNNNNNNNNNNNNNNNNNNNNNNNNNNNNNNNNNNNNNNNNNNNNNNNNNNNNNNNNNNNNNNNNNNNNNNNNNNNNNNNNNNNNNNNNNNNNNNNNNNNNNNNNNNNNNNNNNNNNNNNNNNNNNNNNNNNNNNNNNTCTAACAAttaaacaactttttttcttttcttttttttatacagacaAACTCACAATACGTTGCTGTTCCAGAAATTCTCTGTCttgcttttccctctgttttattatctcttcctctcttctcattaaATCATCTTgagttcattttcttttctgcctGGAAAGACAAagtgagaaaatatagaaaattaaagatGCTTGCACNNNNNNNNNNNNNNNNNNNNNNNNNNNNNNNNNNNNNNNNNNNNNNNNNNNNNNNNNNNNNNNNNNNNNNNNNNNNNNNNNNNNNNNNNNNNNNNNNNNNNNNNNNNNNNNNNNNNNNNNNNNNNNNNNNNNNNNNNNTCNNNNNNNNNNNNNNNNNNNNNNNNNNNNNGCGAATGTCAtgtaaacaaacaataacattTGGTTGCAAAATACAAGGATTTAGAAGCTTAATAGATTAGCAAAGAACACTCCTGATCAGTACCCTATGCTAACAGGTCACACGTACGCATTAAGTGATTTGCATTATCTAACATTTTAGCTTTCTAGCTTTTAGACTTTTAGANNNNNNNNNNNNNNNNNNNNNNNNNNNNNNNNNNNNNNNNNNNNNNNNNNNNNNNNNNNNNNNNNNNNNNNNNNNNNNNNNNNNNNNNNNNNNNNNNNNNNNNNNNNNNNNNNNNNNNNNNNNNNNNNNNNNNNNNNNNNNNNNNNNNNNNNNNNNNNNNNNNNNNNNNNNNNNNNNNNNNNNNNNNNNNNNNNNNNNNNNNNNNNNNNNNNNNNNNNNNNNNNNNNNNNNNNNNNNNNNNNNNNNNNNNNNNNNNNNNNNNNNNNNNNNNNNNNNNNNNNNNNNNNNNNNNNNNNNNNNNNNNNNNNNNNNNNNNNNNNNNNNNNNNNNNNNNNNNNNNNNNNNNNNNNNNNNNNNNNNNNNNNNNNNNNNNNNNNNNNNNNNNNNNNNNNNNNNNNNNNNNNNNNNNNNNNNNNNNNNNNNNNNNNNNNNNNNNNNNNNNNNNNNNNNNNNNNNNNNNNNNNNNNNNNNNAACAATTAAacaactttttctcttttctttttttatacagaaaAACTCACAATAGGATGCTGTTCCTGAAATTCTCTGTGttgtttttccctctgttttattatctcttcctctcttctcattaaGTCATCTtgagtcattttcttttctgcctGGAAAGACAAagtgagaaaatatagaaaattaaagatGCTTGCACNNNNNNNNNNNNNNNNNNNNNNNNNNNNNNNNNNNNNNNNNNNNNNNNNNNNNNNNNNNNNNNNNNNNNNNNNNNNNNNNNNNNNNNNNNNNNNNNctctctctctctctctgtgggatATCTAACAGTTTAATATTTGTGGGGCTTCAGAATTTTAGCCATTCTTGCAGGGTCTCTaacatttaaacttttttttttagacaaactCACAATAGTTCGCTGTTCTTGTTCTTCCGACTGTTTTTGcacttgtgcgtgtgtgctctGAATAACAGATGTTAAAAGGTATATGCACAAGTGGCAGTGTTTACTTTTATGCCTTAATCTTATCTTGCCAACACCTATCAgtgtaacaagaaaaagaatgacGTAAAGCGGAAACACTANNNNNNNNNNNNNNNNNNNNNNNNNNNNNNNNNNNNNNNNNNNNNNNNNNNNNNNNNNNNNNNNNNNNNNNNNNNNNNNNNNNNNNNNNNNGTATTAATTGATCAGAAGAGCAACGTCCAAgctgtttgtatatgtttttatatatgtttttatatctcaAAAAGCGGAGATACTCATAGCCTTACTGCTTGTACCTGATTTGATTACGAGCAATTAACAAAGGGATCTAGGAAAATAAGAATCTCCCTTTTATCTTCCCTCGGCTTTATACTGTGGAAATGAAACCAAATAGCTGATCTCTTCTTTGCCAATNNNNNNNNNNNNNNNNNNNNNNNNNNNNNNNNNNNNNNNNNNNNNNNNNNNNNNNNNNNNNNNNNNNNNNNNNNNNNNNNNNNNNNNNNNNNNNNNNNNNNNNNNNNNNNNNNNNNNNNNNNNNNNNNNNNNNNNNNNNNNNNNNNNNNNNNNNNNNNNNNNNNNNNNNNNNNNNNNNNNNNNNNNNNNNNNNNNNNNNNNNNNNNNNNNNNNNNNNNNNNNNNNNNNNNNNNNNNNNNNNNNNNNNNNNNNNNNNNNNNNNNNNNNNNNNNNNNNNNNNNNNNNNNNNNNNNNNNNNNNNNNNNNNNNNNNNNNNNNNNNNNNNNNNNNNNNNNNNNNNNNNNNNNNNNNNNNNNNNNNNNNNNNNNNNNNNNNNNNNNNNNNNNNNNGCAGTTGCAAAGGGGGCTTCTGTGCTCATNNNNNNNNNNNNNNNNNNNNNNNNNNNNNNNNNNNNNNNNNNNNNNNNNNNNNNNNNNNNNNNNNNNNNNNNNNNNNNNNNNNNNNNNNNNNNNNNNNNNNNNNNNNNNNNNNNNNNNNNNNNNNNNNNNNNNNNNNNNNNNNNNNNNNNNNNNNNNNNNNNNNNNNNNNNNNNNNNNNNNNNNNNNNNNNNNNNaagagaaaaaatatacacgtatacaGCCATTGCCGCATACTATGTGAATGCGATGATGGTGACTAGACATTAACTTAAGATGTCCGTAACTTATTTATCCATCGTTACCCCCCNNNNNNNNNNNNNNNNNNNNNNNNNNNNNNNNNNNNNNNNNNNNNNNNNNNNNNNNNNNNNNNNNNNNNNNNNNNNNNNNNNNNNNNNNNNNNNNNNNNNNNNNNNNNNNNNNNNNNNNNNNNNNNNNNNNNNNNNNNNNNNNNNNNNNNNNNNNNNNNNNNNNNNNNNNNNNNNNNNNNNNNNNNNNNNNNNNNNNNNNNNNNNNNNNNNNNNNNNNNNNNNNNNNNNNNNNNNNNNNNNNNNNNNNNNNNNNNNNNNNNNNNNNNNNNNNNNNNNNNNNNNNNNNNNNNNNNNNNNNNNNNNNNNNNNNNNNNNNNNNNNNNNNNNNNNNNNNNNNNNNNNNNNNNNNNNNNNNNNNNNNNNNNNNNNNNNNNNNNNNNNNNNNNNNNNNNNNNNNNNNNNNNNNNNNNNNNNNNNNNNNNNNNNNNNNNNNNNNNNNNNNNNNNNNNNNNNNNNNNNNNNNNNNNNNNNNNNNNNNNNNNNNNNNNNNNNNNNNNNNNNNNNNNNNNNNNNNNNNNNNNNNNNNNNNNNNNNNNNNNNNNNNNNNNNNNNNNNNNNNNNNNNNNNNNNNNNNNNNNNNNNNNNNNNNNNNNNNNNNNNNNNNNNNNNNNNNNNNNNNNNNNNNNNNNNNNNNNNNNNNNNNNNNNNNNNNNNNNNNNNNNNNNNNNNNNNNNNNNNNNNNNNNNNNNNNNNNNNNNNNNNNNNNNNNNNNNNNNNNNNNNNNNNNNNNNNNNNNNNNNNNNNNNNNNNNNNNNNNNNNNNNNNNNNNNNNNNNNNNNNNNNNNNNNNNNNNNNNNNNNNNNNNNNNNNNNNNNNNNNNNNNNNNNNNNNNNNNNNNNNNNNNNNNNNNNNNNNNNNNNNNNNNNNNNNNNNNNNNNNNNNNNNNNNNNNNNNNNNNNNNNNNNNNNNNNNNNNNNNNNNNNNNNNNNNNNNNNNNNNNNNNNNNNNNNNNNNNNNNNNNNNNNNNNNNNNNNNNNNNNNNNNNNNNNNNNNNNNNNNNNNNNNNNNNNNNNNNNNNNNNNNNNNNNNNNNNNNNNNNNNNNNNNNNNNNNNNNNNNNNNNNNNNNNNNNNNNNNNNNNNNNNNNNNNNNNNNNNNNNNNNNNNNNNNNNNNNNNNNNNNNNNNNNNNNNNNNNNNNNNNNNNNNNNNNNNNNNNNNNNNNNNNNNNNNNNNNNNNNNNNNNNNNNNNNNNNNNNNNNNNNNNNNNNNNNNNNNNNNNNNNNNNNNNNNNNNNACTGTACCCGTCCAAAAGTGGCGGAAAGCCGTAGCAGNNNNNNNNNNNNNNNNNNNNNNNNNNNNNNNNNNNNNNNNNNNNNNNNNNNNNNNNNNNNNNNNNNNNNNNNNNNNNNNNNNNNNNNNNNNNNNNNNNNNTCTTTCTNNNNNNNNNNNNNNNNNNNNNNNNNNNNNNNNNNNNNNNNNNNNNNNNNNNNNNNNNNNNNNNNNNNNNNNNNNNNNNNNNNNNNNNNNNNNNNNNNNNNNNNNNNNNNNNNNNNNNNNNNNNNNNNNNNNNNNNNNNNNNNNNNNNNNNNNNNNNNNNNNNNNNNNNNNNNNNNNNNNNNNNNNNNNNNNNNNNNNNNNNNNNNNNNNNNNNNNNNNNNNNNNNNNNNNNNNNNNNNNNNNNNNNNNNNNNNNNNNNNNNNNNNNNNNNNNNNNNNNNNNNNNNNNNNNNNNNNNNNNNNNNNNNNNNNNNNNNNNNNNNNNNNNNNNNNNNNNNNNNNNNNNNNNNNNNNNNNNNNNNNNNNNNNNNNNNNNNNNNNNNNNNNNNNNNNNNNNNNNNNNNNNNNNNNNNNNNNNNNNNNNNNNNNNNNNNNNNNNNNNNNNNNNNNNNNNNNNNNNNNNNNNNNNNNNNNNNNNNNNNNNNNNNNNNNNNNNNNNNNNNNNNNNNNNNNNNNNNNNNNNNNNNNNNNNNNNNNNNNNNNNNNNNNNNNNNNNNNNNNNNNNNNNNNNNNNNNNNNNNNNNNNNNNNNNNNNNNNNNNNNNNNNNNNNNNNNNNNNNNNNNNNNNNNNNNNNNNNNNNNNNNNNNNNNNNNNNNNNNNNNNNNNNNNNNNNNNNNNNNNNNNNNNNNNNNNNNNNNNNNNNNNNNNNNNNNNNNNNNNNNNNNNNNNtgcaaatgtaaacaaacaataacattTGGTTGCAAAATACAAGGATTTAGAAGCTTAATTGATTAGCAAAGAACACTCCTGATCAGTACCCTATGCTAACAGGTCACACGTACGCATTAAGTGATTTGCATTATCTAACATTTTAGCTTTCTagcttttagacttttttttttggggggggggggggttctaaagCTTAgacattttttctctcatttaNNNNNNNNNNNNNNNNNNNNNNNNNNNNNNNNNNNNNNNNNNNNNNNNNNNNNNNNNNNNNNNNNNNNNNNNNNNNNNNNNNNNNNNNNNNNNNNNNNNNNNNNNNNNNNNNNNNNNNNNNNNNNNNNNNNNNNNNNNNNNNNNNNNNNNNNNNNNNNNNNNNNNNNNNNNNNNNNNNNNNNNNNNNNNNNNNNNNNNNNNNNNNNNNNNNNNNNNNNNNNNNNNNNNNNNNNNNNNNNNNNNNNNNNNNNNNNNNNNNNNNNNNNNNNNNNNNNNNNNNNNNNNNNNNNNNNNNNNNNNNNNNNNNNNNNNNNNNNNNNNNNNNNNNNNNNNNNNNNNNNNNNNNNNNNNNNNNNNNNNNNNNNNNNNNNNNNNNNNNNNNNNNNNNNNNNNNNNNNNNNNNNNNNNNNNNNNNNNNNNNNNNNNNNNNNNNNNNNNNNNNNNNNNNNNNNNNNNNNNAACAAttaaacaactttttttcttttcttttttttatacagacaAACTCACAATACGTTGCTGTTCCAGAAATTCTCTGTCttgcttttccctctgttttattatctcttcctctcttctcattaaGTCATCTtgagtcattttcttttctgcctGGAAAGACAAagtgagaaaatatagaaaattaaagatGCTTGCACNNNNNNNNNNNNNNNNNNNNNNNNNNNNNNNNNNNNNNNNNNNNNNNNNNNNNNNNNNNNNNNNNNNNNNNNNNNNNNNNNNNNNNNNNNNNNNNNNNNNNNNNNNNTCNNNNNNNNNNNNNNNNNNNNNNNNNNNNGCGAATGTCAtgtaaacaaacaataacattTGGTTGCAAAATACAAGGATTTAGAAGCTTAATAGATTAGCAAAGAACACTCCTGATCAGTACCCTATGCTAACAGGTCACACGTACGCATTAAGTGATTTGCATTATCTAACATTTTAGCTTTCTAGCTTTTAGACTTTTAGANNNNNNNNNNNNNNNNNNNNNNNNNNNNNNNNNNNNNNNNNNNNNNNNNNNNNNNNNNNNNNNNNNNNNNNNNNNNNNNNNNNNNNNNNNNNNNNNNNNNNNNNNNNNNNNNNNNNNNNNNNNNNNNNNNNNNNNNNNNNNNNNNNNNNNNNNNNNNNNNNNNNNNNNNNNNNNNNNNNNNNNNNNNNNNNNNNNNNNNNNNNNNNNNNNNNNNNNNNNNNNNNNNNNNNNNNNNNNNNNNNNNNNNNNNNNNNNNNNNNNNNNNNNNNNNNNNNNNNNNNNNNNNNNNNNNNNNNNNNNNNNNNNNNNNNNNNNNNNNNNNNNNNNNNNNNNNNNNNNNNNNNNNNNNNNNNNNNNNNNNNNNNNNNNNNNNNNNNNNNNNNNNNNNNNNNNNNNNNNNNNNNNNNNNNNNNNNNNNNNNNNNNNNNNNNNNNNNNNNNNNNNNNNNNNNNNNNNNNNNNNNNNNNNNNNNNNNNNNNNNNNNNNNNNNNNNNNNNNNNNNNNNNNNNNNNNNNNNNNNNAACAATTAAacaactttttctcttttctttttttatacagaaaAACTCACAATAGGATGCTGTTCCTGAAACTCTCTGTCTTGATTTTCCCTCTGTtttattatctcttcctctcttctcattaaATCATCTtgagtcattttcttttctgcctGGAAAGACAAagtgagaaaatatagaaaattaaagatgcttgcacgcgcgcgcgcgcNNNNNNNNNNNNNNNNNNNNNNNNNNNNNNNNNNNNNNNNNNNNNNNNNNNNNNNNNNNNNNNNNNNNNNNNNNNNNNctctctctctctctctgtgggatATCTAACAGTTTAATATTTGTGGGGCTTCAGAATTTTAGCCATTCTTGCAGGGTCTCTAacatttagacttttttttttagacaaactCACAATAGTTCGCTGTTCTTGTTCTTCCGACTGTTTTTGcacttgtgcgtgtgtgctctGAATAACAGATGTTAAAAGGTATATGCACAAGTGGCAGTGTTTACTTTTATGCCTTAATCTATTGACAACACTCGaacaagaaaagaatatatatctttattaattgATCAATCATATNNNNNNNNNNNNNNNNNNNNNNNNNNNNNNNNNNNNNNNNNNNTAAAATCTATGATCCCTTTATTCCTCGCTTTATACTGTGGAAATGAAACCAAATACTGATCTTTCTTTGCAATGAGATAAGGAAAACACCACATAGACGATACANNNNNNNNNNNNNNNNNNNNNNNNNNNNNNNNNNNNNNNNNNNNNNNNNNNNNNNNNNNNNNNNNNNNNNNNNNNNNNNNNNNNNNNNNNNNNNNNNNNNNNNNNNNNNNNNNNNNNNNNNNNNNNNNNNNNNNNNNNNNNNNNNNNNNNNNNNNNNNNNNNNNNNNNNNNNNNNNNNNNNNNNNNNNNNNNNNNNNNNNNNNNNNNNNNNNNNNNNNNNNNNNNNNNNNNNNNNNNNNNNNNNNNNNNNNNNNNNNNNNNNNNNNNNNNNNNNNNNNNNNNNNNNNNNNNNNNNNNNNNNNNNNNNNNNNNNNNNNNNNNNNNNNNNNNNNNNNNNNNNNNNNNNNNNNNNNNNNNNNNNNNNNNAGCAGTTGCAAAAGGGGACTTCTGTGCTCATNNNNNNNNNNNNNNNNNNNNNNNNNNNNNNNNNNNNNNNNNNNNNNNNNNNNNNNNNNNNNNNNNNNNNNNNNNNNNNNNNNNNNNNNNNNNNNNNNNNNNNNNNNNNNNNNNNNNNNNNNNNNNNNNNNNNNNNNNNNNNNNNNNNNNNNNNNNNNNNNNNNNNNNNNNNNNNNNNNNNNNNNNNNNNNNNNNNNaagagaaaaaatatacacgtatacaGCCATTGCCGCATACTATGTGAATGCGATGATGGTGACTAGACATTAACTTAAGATGTCCGTAACTTATTTATCCATCGTTACCCCNNNNNNNNNNNNNNNNNNNNNNNNNNNNNNNNNNNNNNNNNNNNNNNNNNNNNNNNNNNNNNNNNNNNNNNNNNNNNNNNNNNNNNNNNNNNNNNNNNNNNNNNNNNNNNNNNNNNNNNNNNNNNNNNNNNNNNNNNNNNNNNNNNNNNNNNNNNNNNNNNNNNNNNNNNNNNNNNNNNNNNNNNNNNNNNNNNNNNNNNNNNNNNNNNNNNNNNNNNNNNNNNNNNNNNNNNNNNNNNNNNNNNNNNNNNNNNNNNNNNNNNNNNNNNNNNNNNNNNNNNNNNNNNNNNNNNNNNNNNNNNNNNNNNNNNNNNNNNNNNNNNNNNNNNNNNNNNNNNNNNNNNNNNNNNNNNNNNNNNN contains these protein-coding regions:
- the LOC119588785 gene encoding GRB10-interacting GYF protein 2-like isoform X3, producing MTQADLMRREEEIIKQREKQDRGFQEQHPIAEKKMTQDDLMRREEEIIKQREKQDREFQEQHPIAEKKMTQDDLMRREEEIIKQRENQDREFQEQHPIAEKKMTQDDLMRREEEIIKQREKQDREFLEQQRIAEKKMNSR
- the LOC119588785 gene encoding trichohyalin-like isoform X1, whose protein sequence is MTQADLMRREEEIIKQREKQDRGFQEQHPIAEKKMTQDDLMRREEEIIKQREKQDREFQEQHPIAEKKMTQDDLMRREEEIIKQRENQDREFQEQHPIAEKKMTQDDLMRREEEIIKQREKQDREFLEQQRIAEKKMTQDDLMRREEEIIKQREKQHREFQEQHPIAEKKMNSR
- the LOC119588785 gene encoding trichohyalin-like isoform X2, which encodes MTQADLMRREEEIIKQREKQDRGFQEQHPIAEKKMTQDDLMRREEEIIKQREKQDREFQEQHPIAEKKMTQDDLMRREEEIIKQRENQDREFQEQHPIAEKKMTQDDLMRREEEIIKQREKQHREFQEQHPIAEKKMNSR